Genomic window (Magnolia sinica isolate HGM2019 chromosome 6, MsV1, whole genome shotgun sequence):
TACGCAGGATGAAGATGGCTGTTACCATTGTATCTCAGGTATGGGGCTTATTTACTTCATCATTATGACTAGATTTGTACTAAAACAATTAGACCATCTGTTCAAAGGGGCTTTAGAGGAAAGTTAAGTCAAGAGTGAATTTTCTTTCATCTTGCTATATCATGGATTAGTTTTTAGGATGCCGGTCTTATATGCACAAAGTTAGTAGTTAGAATACAAAAATTTGCTTCATTAGCACTGATAAGTTTCATCCACCTGCATTTTATGAAGATTTAAGAAAGGTTGCCATATGCATTTGAAAGCAGATAAGGAGGCAAAATATGTATGTCTGCATGCACATGATGGAAGAACTGCAAGGTTATATTTGAAGTTCAATAAATTGCATGCACAAATGTTATTATAGCTTAAAAGAAATTCATCTACAAATATGTGGTAATTTTAAAGCATATCTGTGTTAGAAAATTTGTGTCAGGCTGTCGGCACGCTGAGTCCATCTAGAAATTCAAAGGGTGGAGGCATGTTTGTTTGAAGCAGTAGTTGTAGATGGCATTGATTATTTAACACATCAAGGTATAGATATGTTGAATCCAATGTAGTTATCGAGAGAATTGTCTGTAATTTGCTCTATTCTCCTTGTTTGAAGGACATTGCATGTAATGCACATTAATTGCGAAGCTTTGTTCCGTGATCTGATGAAAAACCGATCGATTTGTGTTTTATATGGTTTCTAGTGCCGTGCCATATTTTGTATTGTCGTAGAATTCGCTTGTTATTTGATTGATCCCTGAAAATTCTTTCTGGCAGGAACTTTGACAttatgacttcttttttttttaatgtactttcttttcctttcttacacAAGATTCAAacagttttctttctttctttctttttcctcctCCTCTTTTAATGTTCTTCATTAAGTTAATCTTCTAGGTGGAGTCTCACCATGAGAATTGAAGAATCACACTCAAAACAATCCAATCTTGGGATTATTgattaagaaagaaaaaataaaagaaaagaaaaaggagagaaaaacaaATCTTAGCATACACACCGTGAGGAAAGTGATTTCATCATTAATCAAATATCATATTAAAATTCATCACTCCCCATGCAGCCATATTTATAACCATCTAAACAACTCTAATAACCTAACTCTTTTGAGTCTAACTCTCCTAACTCAAGTTGCTATCATAAAAGGACTTTTTTAAGGAGACATGCTCCAGTGCTCTTtgagcactataagttacagcGCTCCTAGTTGCATCCCGTTCATGTGGATAGTACCATCGATCAATCTCAAGTTCTCAACTGCCCATTAAGTGCAGAACACATTTCATGGCCTATCATGAAAAAATAGCAAAGATCATATTATCCAATCCATTGTTAATCTGGATTTATCTTTTATAGCCATTATTTATCCAAGCAATGGGTTAGATGGTTACAATTACCTAACATAGGTGATACTTtattagaatcataagcaatccatgatgggccctaagaaatagatggatcaaattgtttattccacctttttttttcttttttttttgggaaatggtcttgaccgtccatattaaacggcatgatcaaatggttaatatttgtcaaacTATGATGTTTGCAGGGTAATTGACAAAATGTATACTGGACctaataaatggtctagatcaatggattagatgGTCAAAtcggagcactggagcatttctcgtTTTTAAGACCGATTACATCCCAAAAGGAGAGTTCAATTGATGAAAACTTGCCTACACGCTAGAAATACAACTAACCTAAATCCAGCCCAATCTaaattagaaagaaactaaaaactGATGAAAAGCCAATTGATTGTGTTTTATATGGTTTTATAGTAACTTGTTGATTGTTGTCAACCTATGTGCTAAACTATTAGATAGCACTTTTTTTTATAATCAGCCGATggaatagtctattacattgcaccTGTGGgaattttgtgctctcattgccggtcccaagcctagACAAAGGCACATTTCTGAGGGTTTAGGCAAAGGTTGTATTGTACTAGGTGCTCACTCTGCGATCTTCTCGAGATGCTGGATATGCTGGTTTGCTGTCTTTGAATTGACGAGAATATCGTAAACGTAATGTTCAAGGATTTCTCCCATGAGGTCATGGAAGATGGCTGTTATGGCTCTTTCATAGGAGCCTCGACGTTTTTGAGACCTTTGGGCTTAACTGTCTAGTAAAACGTCCCTCATTGAGTAACGAAGGAGGTCGTTGGTCTGATCTTCTTCAGCGAGTTTGATCTGGTTTCCGCCTGAAAACCTGCCTGATGGTTGCATTAGGTTGACACTGGTGCCAAATTTGTGTTGTAACTTCCATCATGAATCTGAAGAATGGTGGAagaagattcatgtagccgaccacAAATAAttggggtaaggcttagatgatggtgatgataatgatgaatgATATGGTTTTATAGTGTCGTACCATATTTTGTACTGTTGTAGAATTGGCTTGTCAAATACTATTCGATTCATCATCATTTAAACCATATTAttcggattcatgatgaaagttatggtaTAAGTTTGATGCCGGCTACCAACCTGACGCAATCCTCCTCTATCCGAGCtggggaccagcaatgagagcacaaactcACACAGGCGCAAtttaatagactattacataggttgattacaatcaagcactatgtaatagtctattaaaTAGGTTGATTACGATCAACAAGCTCTCAAATACTATTCAATCAATCCCAGAAAATTCTCTCTCAGGAACTTTGAtatctttgttgtttttttttttttttaaattttaattttattttttttatttttaaattgtaCTTTCTTTACCTCTATACAAGATTCCAACAGTTTTTTgtcttttgtcttttttttttctttttttttttttccctttttttatgtACTTCATTAAGTTTTGGCTACACTTGGCATGGACTCCTGGCAGTAGGACAAATCAATTCTGCAAGCCAGTGACCATTGTTTTTAATTTGTCCTGCTGACAGAAGTTCGCGCCACCAGGACGgctgcattttttattttattattttgagtTTCTTTTGTTTGCTGTGAGCAGTGTGGTTGTAAGCTCTATTGGCATGGATCATTCGGAGACAGATGAACAAGCCTGCTGATTTTATCATCTAACTTTGATGCAGCACACGTTGTAGATAGCAATGGTTCCCTAGAGACGTAAATTGTGAACGAAAACAGATGCCACTCGAGAATATTAAGATAGGAAAAACTAACACCAATTTGAACTGTTGAGGAATCACGCTAAACAATCTTCTAGGTGGAGTCTCACCACTGGATTTGAAGAAACTCTCTTGAAACATTCCAATCTCATTTCTCAGGTCAGGACtactgataaaagaaaagaaacaaaaagaaacaaaaagaaaagaaaagaaaaaaaaggagaatgaAAAACAAATCCTAGGATACGAACCATCAAGAAAGTATTTTTCATCAAAATGAAATATTCTGTTAAAATTCGTAACTCCCCATGTAGCCATATTTATAACCACCTAATAACCCAAAACTCTCCTAACTCAAGTTACTATCATATAAGGGCTTTTTAAAACCTATTACATCCCAAAAAGAGAGTTCAATTGATGAAAACTTGCCCACAACTTACctagatccaacccatccaaattAGAAAGAAACTGAATCAATCTTTGACAAATAAGATTAATTAAAGACTCCTAACTCAGATAACTTGCTTATAGTTAACTTGGATAACTTCCTAACCAAGCTAACTTCAAAACTACATTTGAGTAACTTTTGACTTGACTAAAGAGCTAACCAACCATGGTTAGTACCTAACTCCAGTATCTAACATTTGGATTATAActcttggtggaccccacatgatgacaTCATTAACAAAACTCTAATTTTCattgtaaacctataacctattggTAATTTGGTCATAACTTCTTCGCTACTCATCTGATTCACACAATATTAGGCCCAAGGCAGCTAGATATGGCTGTACCAGTTCGACATCATTGGACCCTCAAACAAGCATCATCTTCATGCATAGCATGGGCCTTATAAACTGCATGCCTCTAGACCATGAACCCCTGTTACCATAGTCTCTCATCTATTCTTTGATCTGTTGGTAAATTCGGTTGCATCGCACTTCCAGGATCCTTGTCAATAGGGATTCTTCCAAGATTGCAGCATTTGAAAAGCCAGCACTATCGGCTTCCTGTCTCATTGGTAGGATTTTTATCAATAGAGATTAACTAACAGTGGCCTTTTACCTTTAGGGCATGATTGGATTGGTGGAAACGAAGGGAATAGAAAGGAAAAAACAGTAATTATGCAATGATTATTTCCATGAGAACTATTAACACGTGGATtccaattttgagttcttttctagaagaagaacaagaagaagaagaaaagaactctTTAGGTCTCCCCTCTGCCTTGGAAAACCGACTAGGTATTTATGGGATAAAGTGATTGAGAAAATGGAAAGAAAGCTCTCAGGTTGGAAGAGTGGACATCTCTATTTGGGTGGAAGATTGACGTTAGTCAAAGCCGCTTTATCTAGCCTCCTGGTATATTACATGTCCTTATTCTGGTGTCCGAAAGCAGTCCTGAGGAAGCTTGAGAAGGGACTTCCTTTGGAAGGGAGCCAAGGAGAGGAACAAATTCCACTCGCTTAAGTGGGATGAGATGTGTTGTCTGATTTGGGTGGGGCATAGAATCCATGGTTTGTAACATAGCCTTAGCATCCAATGTAACCTTCAGTCTGGATTGCAGATAATCCTCTTCACGGTGATCAATCACATttgtattattatttttgcattttcctcttcttcttcttcttcttcttctttttttaaatatcgTTTTCTAAGCTTCTAATGTTTATTGAACCATTGCTCTATTCCGGTCTGCAAAAAAGAACCATTTAAATCATTTAACACTAATGCAAGAAATGCTATGTGTGACAATCTGCTTATAAAGTTCTCTACAGGTGACTATGGGATTACTAAACAGGATCAAAACTCCTTTGCCTTGAAACAGGGATTTCAGAAGGCACGGTGGAGATTAAGCAGCCACCCACGAGTCCGCTGTCAAAAGAAGCAGCTCTAGCTCTCCCTTTAGTGACAATCACGGCACCGGGATCCATTAAAGAGAATGGCGTAATCTGGGGATCGTCACCTGAGCGTCTTGACCTCCCCCGGAAGCCATTCCACCAATACTCGAATAGCTCCGACTCTCCCTGCATATCGGAGTCTGGTTCTGATATCCTCAGCAAACGGGAAGTGATAAACAAGCTGAGGCAACAGCTGAAGAGAAGGGACGAAATGATCCTGGAGATGCAGGCTCAGATCACCGACCTGAAGAACTCATCGGACGCCCAGCTAATGCACTCGACCCATCTGCAGTCACAGCTCGATTCCGTGAACCAGGACCTGTTCGAATCAGAAAGGGAGATCCAGAGGCTGAGGAAGGCCATCTCAGATCACTGCATGGGGGAAACGGGTTCCCCCAAAAAGTTTGTGATGGGCAGGAACGGGCGGGTCGATCCCAGAAATGGGCAGGCGAATGGGTTTCTTGATGGTTCAAGAGACTTGGAGTCACACTATGCGGGGACTGTAGGAGTAGATGGGAAGAGGATTGAGATGTTGAAGAGGGAAGTCGAAGAATTGAAGGAGGCGGTTGAAGCGAAGGAGTTTCTGCTACGGAGCTACAAGGAGCAGAATATGGAGCTGTGCTCAAAGATGAAAGAGCTACAGCTGAGACTGGTATCTCAGGTACCAAGTATTTTGTAGGCTTCTtaatgagatttgtgtattcttgtTTGCATTTTGAGTTTCTACACTAGGGAGAagctttcctctctctctctccccttcttttttttttttcattattgagaTGAAATATTTCATTTGTTATACACGTGTATATGTGCGTGTATAGAGGGCTTGATCTGTTGATGAGTGTTGAATCGGTGAAATTCAGATTCTTGGGATACTCAAGATTTTGGGGGACAATCTTTCGCTTTGGCAACAATCCAATGACATTTCTTGGTGTATTCCCCCATCTGCAGTTATGGTGGACCGTTGGGTAGGAAGGGCTTCCCCATAAACATAGTTTAGAACCCCCAAAACTCAACTCAGTTCTATGTTCATCCGGGTTGGGACAACTCAAAAGTCTTGACACCACTCATCTCAATGTTTAatgattataaataaaaaatatttgtaattataatcatcaccatcatctaagccttatcccaaataATTTGAGTTGGCTACAtaaatcctgttctgccattctactctatcaaagACCAGACCTTCGGTTCGATggtaggtcatcaagtcttttcttactacctctattCACATCCTTTTCGGCCTACCCTTGCTAGCTCACTTCTAACTGGTGCGGTTCTTGGTTTCCCTTACACATGATCAAATCTTCATATCTAATTTCCCTGGTCTTGGTTCACCCACCGATTGCATTTTAGATGCTGATTTGAACTGTTGATATTCTGGATTGTATGCTACAGTGGCTATCTTAAGAAAAAAGATTCTATAAACGGATGACTGCACGAATATAAATTTGAAACATTGAAAAGTTTTAATGGCTCATGTTTGAGTCCAAGagtcaaaggtcaggatcatcaatTAATCGGGTCATCAATCAAGCACGATTACAGGATCGTAGCTTCTATCCGGTAGTGATGGGAATATAAACTGTTCAGATAATCATCTAAGATGCAATCAGGGTGGAAACCCACTCCATACAATACTTGCCGTGATGTCTCTCTTCTTGAAATTACTGTCTTGAAGATGCACTGCTATTCTTTGATCCTCTTGGCCGACATGCGTTACGAAGTCGAATATATAATACGTTTGATGCGAACGGAATACTCTGCAACAACTGTTTTCCGCGCATAAAACATCCAAGCTCTGTTAGGTACCACTAGTTATATGTTgaaaatccactacgtccatcaaTTTCTTTCCTCAATCCTAGTTGCTGTGaataaaaaatcaactagatctgcaacaagggtgggccacactaggggGAATAATGAGGatagatgccaaccataggtttgtgtttgGGGTCACCGAGgagtgtatctttcatcaaaccccttAATAAGGCGCGACTTACCAGGATCAAGTGAAGATATAAAaataagcctgatccaaaactcaagtgggccacacccagggGAACAATGGGGAGATTGGATGCCAACCGTAGCTTTGTGTGTGAGGTCACCgtagtgtgtatctttcatcaaacccgttgatCAGGTGTGAAtcaccaggatgaagtgaaaatataaaaatcagcctgatccgaaaatcaggtgggccacaccgtgtcaACTTAAAAAGCTTTAGGAACAATTTTACATCGTGTTCGTTTGTTGTGGTCGATGGAACTTTTCATGACGCTGATCTTTTTGAATGTACCGCTAAAATAAGGATTCCCcacatggacggagtggattaacatatacaacatagtgggggCGCCACAGTGCATTACAGGCGctgtagattttttattttttaattccgtTTGATAAGTTTGCCTTTgaaaagttgtgggccccaccataatgtctttGTGACATCCTCTCCTTCCATCAGTTTCTCTATCTCATGTTAGAGGCAGATATAAAACTCAACTAGGGATTGAACATTCACTATTGAAACAACTTCTGAATTAGAATGATATTTGcgggaataaccttatgaacggtttggatggcatatcaacgtACCATgaccccatgaaggtttcaatagtggttgttcaatccctaccgtttcctgtggcatggcccagttgagttttggattttcctCGGTTTTTGAGCTTTATGTCCTGATAAAAGTGAAGAACGGTGTGAATGTAATATGgatatcacagtgggacccacagagcttcgCCCTACAGGGACACCATGCAGGTGGGGTTATAGGAAAGTCTGGTCCCTgttaagttatagtgctcttgGTTACATCCGTATGCTCCAACATTATAattcagtgtgaccttatgaacaggttggataacaaataaatatcactgtggaccctaggaaagtttcaacggtggacatcattattcccaccgtttcctgtggtgtgatccaattgagatttggatatgcttcaattttgggctcacgccctaaaatcatctgcaaaaaaggatggacggcgtggatccactgtaggccccacagagtttactcaatatgctttAACCAATCcgcacggtggaccccacataggcaATAATATAGGTGGGTGAATAAGCAGACGAATAACTATTATAGGGGTGAATAGCAAATTAAACAGAGGTGAATAAC
Coding sequences:
- the LOC131249450 gene encoding uncharacterized protein LOC131249450 → MSPPLFLALAVSLPSILNVPDEDPRATKCRDGWREKLLLSAYFDDYNERGREGQTLARSNEVGFSLLADILRLDLVTSDYFKAFSSNEELILKMKSNTDRTISRAQKPICIRGEGLNWVFIAGGALLSTLSVRLGFKLKQALETKRPDNAANGKFTARRRSRASTTCCFTQDEDGCYHCISGISEGTVEIKQPPTSPLSKEAALALPLVTITAPGSIKENGVIWGSSPERLDLPRKPFHQYSNSSDSPCISESGSDILSKREVINKLRQQLKRRDEMILEMQAQITDLKNSSDAQLMHSTHLQSQLDSVNQDLFESEREIQRLRKAISDHCMGETGSPKKFVMGRNGRVDPRNGQANGFLDGSRDLESHYAGTVGVDGKRIEMLKREVEELKEAVEAKEFLLRSYKEQNMELCSKMKELQLRLVSQVPSIL